From a region of the Impatiens glandulifera chromosome 4, dImpGla2.1, whole genome shotgun sequence genome:
- the LOC124935045 gene encoding uncharacterized abhydrolase domain-containing protein DDB_G0269086-like, protein MLHNNINTGPDVILSSSKIIRSRQFLEKKKPAPGSTGGGRKKSTAKKPAPVKGRSGSKKDKQRMESTEPPSEMRDEDDSASSSDRTASHNTEENESGKEKGPIEQEQSASIETGADDHGEEDIPETNDQEVAENIVRRIMEEIDLQAHKAAEVYKRYSPGTPKSQLQLLVLDILAVKKGEFIDEVARLEAVREQQNITHSPRHEDVDSQNPGDKSPLADQAINKTDDRLEPLFTDNLESDQVRDSEPPVTEEKFKSLIQEFVNTAVKPWKKKIKKVVVQTIKMAETTRDDLVKANDWITKVEVNYRDDSVLYDAHLKRTVALEDTTSKLVDDLERFQGKTEQRLTKVDEDLGRSSTEAGSTLDMVTSLEEKNASLAERNDKIEADLKAVTEQVNELINAKLAVDKAVEEANAQAAKELQDALDEETRKTKEAPRLCDANLAKRARNPRRLPPLRFRQHERGKFLQ, encoded by the exons ATGCTccacaacaacatcaacaccggtccggATGTTATTCTTTCTTCAAGCAAGATCATAAGGTCTCGCCAATTCTTAGAAAAGAAgaagccggcccccggttctacaggtggcgGAAGGAAGAAGTCTACCGCTAAGAAACCGGCTCCGGTAAAGGGCAGGTCCGGAAGCAAGAAGGACAAACAACGGATGGAATCTACGGAACCGCCCTCTGAAATGCGAGATGAGGACGATTCGGCCTCCAGCTCAGACCGAACTGCCTCACATAATACCGAAGAAAATGAGTCCGGTAAAGAAAAGGGACCGATTGAACAGGAACAATCGGCCAGTATTGAAACCGGTGCAGACGACCATGGAGAGGAAGACATTCCCGAAACCAACGACCAGGAGGTGGCCGAGAATATTGTGCGcagaatcatggaggaaatTGATCTGCAAGCTCACAAGGCAGCCGAAGTATACA AAAGGTACAGTCCGGGAACACCGAAGTCTCAACTTcaactcttggtgttggatATCCTTGCGGTCAAGAAAGGAGAATTTATCGACGAAGTAgcgcggcttgaagcggtgcgCGAACAGCAAAATATAACGCACTCTCCGCGTCATGAGGATGTTGACAGTCAGAACCCAGGTGATAAGTCTCCTCTAGCGGATCAGGCCATAAATAAAACCGACGACAGGTTAGAGCCTCTTTTCACCGACAATCTTGAATCTGATCAAGTCCGGGATTCAGAACCGCCCGTCACAGAAGAAAAATTCAAGTCTCTCATTCAAGAGTTTGTCAACACCGCGGTTAAGCCgtggaagaagaaaattaagaaagtcGTGGTTCAAACAATTAAGATGGCCGAGACAACAAGGGATGATCTTGTGAAGGCAAACGACTGGATCACAAAGGTCGAAGTCAACTACCGTGACGACTCTGTTTTGTACGACGCTCATCTTAAGCGAACCGTAGCCTTGGAAGATACGACCTCAAAGCTGGTGGATGACTTGGAACGGTTTCAAGGGAAAACCGAGCAACGGCttacaaaggtcgatgaggacctgggGCGGTCAAGCACCGAAGCCGGTTCCACACTTGACATGGTCACAAGCCTCGAAGAAAAGAATGCAAGTCTTGCGGAGCGAAACGACAAAATTGAAGCTGACCTCAAGGCAgtcaccgaacaggtgaatGAACTGATAAATGCCAAGCTTGCTGTCGATAAAGCGGTTGAGGAGGCGAACGCTCAGGCGGCGAAAGAACTTCAAGATGCGTTGGACGAAGAAACGCGGAAAACGAAGGAAGCACCGCGATTGTGTGATGCGAATTTGGCCAAACGCGCACGAAATCCAAGGCGGctccctcctcttcggttccggcaacACGAAAGAGGAAAGTTTCTGCAATGA